AGAGTAAAGGCTGTCCCGCTTTAACGGTCCCTCCCACAACAAAGAAGCCGCCTGTTTTTTGAGCCCCCTTTTTCAGCGATTTAAAGCCGGTTTTGTCAATCCGTTGAATGGTTCTGATGTCGCCTTCGGCATTGCGCAAGGGAATGACCAACCTGCCCTGTCTGTCCTGTCTGTCCTGTTTGATGCCTTGGGTGAGCGGTATCCCTTTTCGCCGCAAGTAAGGATGTGAGGCCTCGGCTTGGGGCAATAAGGCAAAAAGTTGACGAACCCGAAAGGCATGGTGCTGATGTTTGCGTGCCTGCTCCGCCTCTCGGGTCTGTTTTTTTTGTGCCGCCAGTGCCCGAAGGTGATGTTGAGCGGGTTTATGCACTGATGATGACGATAAAGAAGATTTCCATTTGATGGGGTCACTATGGAGTCGGTGATTTTGATACCAACCTGCAGGAGTCCCATCCAGATAACCGGTATAGGCCCCTGTTTTTTGACCTGATTTGTCCTCGCTGGTTTTCACCCGATGCAGCTGCCCGTCCATTTCTGGCGGGCCGTCGAGTTCAAATCCTGCCTCTATTAATACCTGCGCAAATTCGTCTCTGGGATCGCGTTTTGTGGGCGCTTGAGACATCGGATCGGGCAGCCATCTCTGTAATGCGGAGAGATTGGCCCCCGGTTTGGCAAACCAGAGTTTTAAATCTTTATCGAACCCCAGGGCATTTTCGCCCTGCGGTAACTTTTTGGCCGCCTCTTTGGCGAGCGAGAGCTCGTCATAAGGAATGACCAGCCACGTCTTTTCCGTTGCCATCATAGGCCTGTCTCCCGTTATTCAACAAATTTTCGAATCCACCAGGGACGCCCCAGGACAGGATTACCTCGCATCAGATGCAGCCCTCTTTGGGTTAACACAGTGAGCGTGACGCCAAAAAGGGAGAGCCCTTTAAAAAATAAAATCAGGGCGGTACAAATGGCGAGCGTCAGCAAGGTAGGCCAACGAAACCAGGCAAAATAAATCGGTAACAGCAGCGCTGGAATACCCAAAATCGTGAGAGGCCGTGAAGCGTCTCTCCAGGGGGATAACGTCATCGCATTTCCTTTTGTGAGATTAAAAAATGAAGAGGATTAGAAATAAGACATCTTTGAGTGTTCAGAGGGTATTTTTCTTTCTTCCTTCCCTTTCGCTGTGGCTCATGACGGTGAGGAGCTCTTCGTCAGCAATCCGGTCTTCCTGATATAATTGCCATGCTTTATCAGCCAAACGGGCTTTTTGCGTTTTTAAACGTCGGTTAATCCATGCGCTCCATTGGGTGTAATTCAACTCAGAGAGCGCTTGTCGCACGGCGTCATCAAAAATGAGATATTCACGAATGGCCTGGCGTTGGCCGTCTGTGGTGCGTAATAACTGCTGCACGACAATGACCTGTAATATTCCCAGCAAATCGTGCGCGACGGCTTCCCGCCTGTCTGGGGGAAACATCAAGACCGCTCGGGGAATGGTTTCAGCGGGAGAATGGGTGTGCAAGGTAGACAAACACAGATGCCCTGACTGACCGCAGGCAATGGCCCCCATCAAGGTCTCCCCATCTCGAATTTCTCCCACCCCAATGACATCAGGCGCCTGGCGTAGCGCCAGTCTCAGTCCTTCCGAAAAGCTGCTCACGTCACGCCCAATTTGGGATTGGGTCGGAGGCAAACGATTTTCTGGCGTGCCGAGAATATATTCAATGGGATCTTCGAAGGTGACGATTTTTCTATCGGGATACACCCGCCCACAATATTGATAAATGGCCGCCAGTAACGTTGATTTCCCCGAGCCGGTTTCGCCACACACCCAGATTAATCCCTTATGGGGCAACAGGTTTTTGAATAACTCAGGCTCGATGGCCAAACTCTCGAGTGTCGGGATTTGGGAAGGAATGAGCCTTAATGTCACCGCCATGGTTAATTCCTGACGTCCCGCCGTGGCTTGAATAAAATTGGCCCGAAACCTCAGGCGTTCTCCTCGTGGTAATCCGTAGCGTCCATTCGCATCGCCCTCGAGCTGGAGTGCCCGATCAACGCCCTGCCCTGATTTCACCATCGCCTTGATTTCTGGCGTAAAGATTTCATCGATTAATTTCGTTAATTGCGCCTCTTCCAGGCGAAAGGCACTGGCTTTGATCAATCGCCCGTAACGGCCGACCATCATGGGCGCGCCGCCCTGGAGATGAATGTCGGTGACCTGGTGACTCGCACACCAGGCGAAAAATCGCCGCAGGGTGTCTGCCGTTAATCCCGCGCTGAAATCAAAGGGTGGCAGGCTATTTTCCGTCATTTGATTTTTTCTCCGTCGTGATGATGGGCTGCCAATCGAGGTGATCGATGTTGAATTGAGCGCGTTGTTTTAAGCGCTTTATTTTATCGCCTAAAATCAGTTGATCTGGGGTCCCCACGACCGTTTGTTGCTGCTCTGTGACCCTCGGGGGTGTCACCATGCCTTGTTGCAACAGGGTGGAATATTGCAGCATGCCTGTATAATCCCGGGTTAAACGATGAAAATTGGCTTCTAAAATCCGGTCTGCGCTTTCCCGTCCTTCTGACCAGCCTTTTTCTATCGCTTTTCGCCAAACGGTGCGTTGTTCGCCATTTTTCGGTCGTACCGCGTTGTCAGGCAGCGCCGTGGTGGTGCTTAACCCTGCCATCAGATACGGACGCCAGCAGGGCGGATGGCTCACAAATCGTTCTGGAGACAGGATATGGTAGATGCGGCTGGCAGAGCGTATTTGATCGTCTGTGATATGAGCGATGTCTTGAGACGAGACGATGACCGGGGGCAACCACCCTTGGGGGCTGATTAAGGTTCGAAAATCATAGAGGGTACTGAGGATGTTTTCTTTGTGTCTCAAAGCCCCTTGCAGTTCCCATGCCCGCTGCGCTTTTCCGCCTCTAAATCCTAAGGTGTGCCCTGCTTCTGTCAGCATTTGATGCACCGTCTCACTCATGCCTTTGTGTGGGTGTGAGGGATTAAGGTAAGCGGTGATATCCGGCGGGGGTTTTTTTTCTGGCTCTTGAGCCCAGGCCGACCCAGTGAGGATGAGTAGCCACAGCATCAGCCCTGATTTTTTCATCTGTGTCCTGCCTTTTCTGGGAGAGAAAAAAACAGATGCAGACTATGGGGGTGTCTTTTGAGTGTCGCCCGACAGCTGATTTGGGTTTCAATCTGGCGAAGGAGCGCGTCAAATCTCATCTCCTGCACGCTGACATTGACCGGAAGAGGGAGCCGGTGGCCACTGCAGGCAAAGGTGAGCCCTCTTTGACGCGCTAATTGAGCCAATAGCGTCAGCGCATCTCCCTGCCAATCCAGGTTCACTCTGTTGTCTTCACTCAGAATGGGCTGAGCAAACTGCGATCGTTTTTGGTGTAAAGCCCCCGATTGATGGAGATTTACCTGCTTCATTGAAATAGAACGCGCGGCCTTCTCAAAAGCGGGATTTGCCGGTTTCCCTGTTTTGGGCATTTGACAGCCAGACAGCAGCAAACCTGTTAAAAACGCGATGTTTTTTTTCATGGGGATGTCCGTTAAAAAAGGGTTTGGGTGGATGCTCTCCGTCACTTGAGCCACAAAATCATTGCCTTTATGGACGCTGACTCCGCAATTGCTGATACCGCCGATACACCTGTCTGGCATATTTTATCCGGCGGTGTTGGTTATTTTTGGCAAAACCCGCGTTGTAGGAGCCTAAGCACGACCAGTGATGCCCGCAAATGTTGAGATGTCTGGCCAAAATCCAGGCGCCTGTCTGAACATTCAGACAGGCGTTGCTCAGCAAGTCTTCTTTTGACCTGATGACGCCCAGTGTTTTTAAGGTTGGAATGTGAAGGGAGTTGATTTGCATCAATCCAAAATCGGTACTCAATACCTTTCCCGCTTTATTTTTATTGTGATTGATCGCTCTGGGATTAAGACCACTTTCCTGTATTGCCATCGCCTTCAGCAACAAAGGATCCAGTTGATAACGGAGTCCTGCGGCTTGAAAGCATAACGCGGCAGCAGGGCCAGAGAGTGTGAGCAGCAAAAATAACAGCCCTGTTTTTTTCATGACGATGACTTGAAAGAGAGCCCGCTTTCACCTTTCAAAAAATCAGATAAAACCATTCATCAAGAAAGAAAAAAGCAGAAAGGGAATAAAGGGGAAATGAGGTTGTCGAAAAACTGACCCGTATAACAACGCCAGTAAAATAGACAGACCGGCCACCATGACCGCCGTCGTTTTATCTAACCATAAGCCGATGGACAGGACGATATAGATATCTCCTGAGGCAAACACCCAGATTTTTTTTTTGAGCCAGCTGAATCCATTGATGACGATAAAAGGAAAAACAAACAGGCCCGTGGCCATGAACGCTTCTTCCGGTGAAGGGCCTATTGTGCCGGAAGCGACACCATAGACGCTGACGCCACTGAACAAAAAAATCACACTGTCTGGCACCCAACGCCGGACGATATCGATGTAGCTTGAGACCGATAACAAAAAAAGCCCCCCCGACAAATACCCCTGTTCAGGATTAAACCAATAAAAGACCGGGGCAATATTAAATAGGGCGACGGCGGCCAGCGGATACATCGGCGGGGTCGTTTCACGGGATGGTTTGAGGTCGTCGCACTGTGAAATGACGTTTTTTTCCACTCTGACAATGATGTTAGGGAGGGAAACGGCCATCACCAAGGCGCTGAGCGAGGACAGCAAAAATAACAGCATCATCGTCATCTCATGTAGACAAGGTGGTTTTCAGGGATAAACGGCGGCTTTGGGATTTGGCCGGACAGCGTGATGAGATGATGCTCATCGGTGACCCCCATCAGGGAGGAATGGTCCGTGGCGCTCATTAACCCGGCATACAGGCCCGCTTGATTGGGCATATCAACATAACCGATGCCATTTTCAATATGCATTCTTATCTCCGGTTTTTTGCCTAACCAAGGGGGAAGTAAGCCATCAGCATTGACCGTACCGGTATACGCAGGATGATTTTTTTTAAAGGTCGACAACCTGTCTGCATACAGTAGAAAGGTCGTGGTGAACAGACTGTCTGTCACCTGTGATGTGACCTCGGCGTCTTTTCCCTTCAGGGTATTGAATAAATGAGTACTCAGAAAAATGAAAAAAACCACTAACACGCGATTGAGATTCAGCATGATGTCCTTCCAGGGTGATTTCAATGAAACAAGAGTGTAGAGGGGGACGTTAATTCGACAGATCGATTCTGATATCACTGCTCAGGTGGTAATGGGCTGAGCTCAGTGCCACGCGGAGGTGATCGCCCTGGGCTATTTTTAAACGATACTGTTTTTGTACGACGCCCACGGTGTCGTAGCCCCAGTAGTGGCCACCCCCTCCGGTTTTTCTGACATTTAATCCGTTCGTGATCTGTTCCCTCACTCTGCCATTGAGCGACAGGGTAAAGTTCGCCCTCGCGGTGTGTGAGCCGTCGACCGCAAAAAATCTCGATGAAATGGAGACCAGGACAAAATGAAAATCGCCTGTGGACTTTACCGATAATGCATTCACTCCGGCGCGTGACAGGTTGCCTCCCCCTGCTCCCTTCCATACCCCAGATTGACAAGACAGTATGGCCCCACTGGCATCACGGCTCAGTAAACCATCCTCGTTACATTTTTCTTCCGCATCCGAGATTTCATCGAGTTTCACATAGCCGCCCCGCACGGTGCCTGTGGTATAAATCGATTTCCCTTTATAGGCCTTAATCCACGTTTCATCGGTCATATGCCAGCCCCCTTTTCCTTTTTCGGAATACCATCCTTTATCTCCCTGGGTGATCAACCAGCCGTCTGTGGTGATATCGTCGCCAGAACGAAGGGCACCTTCAATGTGCGCTGAGCCTGTGGCGTGCAAGGTATTGGTTTTGACTTTATTCGCATTGACTGTATTGACCGCGTTAATGTCGTTCTTATCCATATCGAGGGCCGTTTTCATCGTATTGAGTTCCGACTGACCCGGCACCGCATGGCGATACAAATAATCATTTTTGCCTGAGCCCTGAGAAAAAAATCCGGCGATGACCACATGACCCTCTCCGGGGTGATAACCGCCAAAGGCAGAGAGGGATTCAGTCCAGCCCCCCATCACCCCTTTGGCTAACCCGCCCTCAATGTAACCGCCGCTGCCTCCGATTCTCATCGCCATTTTCCGGGCGGCACTCAAACTCAGCGGAGCCCCGCCTGTCAAAAAAATCATATGATGAAATTTTAACGGGGCCGGTTGAACAATGCGGGTGTGATAACGCTGTGAAAAAAGATTGGTCTCTGAAAAGCCGGCCGGTAAATACCCCGCCTGTATCAGCTCTGGTACACCCAGAATATAAGGAGACGTGGCCGTGGCACGGCTTCCAATCCTCAACGCGTTATCCATCATGTATTTTTGCGTGGCTTTTTCTACTCGCAGGGCATGGCTGGCCGCCGTGCTGTATTGCTGGTCTTTGTTAAACTCATAGACCAAAGGCACCACGATCAAAGCAAAGCAAAATAATCCCACGCCCAAGCCTATGGAGGCATCGGAGATCTGCCAGATGCCCTTCTTTAAAGATGTCATTGTTCTCTCTCCTATGAGGAGCCGGAAGGTTGTCTTAATCTCTGGTGATCAATGCTCGTCGAATGCTCAATGAGTGAACGCAAGATATCAATCAAAAAAATCCGTCTCTTTGAGCCGTGATTGAAAAGACATGAAGTGCCTTACATATGCGTGGTGAAGGTGACCGTATTGTTTTTACCGACAGTGCAAGCCGCCGAGGCCTGTGCGGGGGAAATTTCGCCCACCATTGCCGAGGCACTGTTGATCCGAATGGAGGCAATATCGCCGTTACCCAGCGTGGTCGCTAATTTCATACAATCTTTCTCATTAATCGCACTCGTTGAAATGGCAAAGCCGATCCCTTTGCCTGTGACGGTGATGGCCCCGCCGCTGGCATTAAAAAGCGTGTCTCCCACAATCGAAATGCCTTTAGGGATGGCCCCTGAGCGGATGAGCGCAGGGACCAAATTGACCGTGCCATAACCCGTAGAGCTGCGCAGCGATTTGGTTTCGTTGAGCAGGGTGTTGATACTACTGACGGCTGAAGTCGAATAGACTTTGACATACAACCCCATCCCCGCCGCCGCGACCATCGCCAACCCCACAAAGGCCATCCCCCAACCGATACTGGCATCACTGATATTAAAAATACCTTTTTTTAACGAGTTCATTTTTTTTCCTTTAAAAGTGGAAGGCGATTTCAATCAAGCTGTACATAATGCCCACAATGCCGACCGTAGACACAGCGCCTCCAAACATACTGACTAATTTAATGACATTCCCTTGCCGTTCGACCTGCATTAAGGTGGTTGCTAACAATCGCTCTCCAAATCGCTCTAACGACCCTTCCTGATTCGAGGTCTCAAACACACTGTGCATTTTGATGATCGCGTCCTCGCTGGGGAACTCATATCCCGCTGTATCTAACGCCGCGCCTAAATTTTCTTCCCCATCGGCGAGACGCGCTAATGCCGCATTGATTTTTTCTATTAACCAGGGGGATTGGGAGAGGTCTCTCA
This genomic window from Candidatus Hamiltonella defensa 5AT (Acyrthosiphon pisum) contains:
- the traJ gene encoding plasmid transfer ATPase TraJ: MTENSLPPFDFSAGLTADTLRRFFAWCASHQVTDIHLQGGAPMMVGRYGRLIKASAFRLEEAQLTKLIDEIFTPEIKAMVKSGQGVDRALQLEGDANGRYGLPRGERLRFRANFIQATAGRQELTMAVTLRLIPSQIPTLESLAIEPELFKNLLPHKGLIWVCGETGSGKSTLLAAIYQYCGRVYPDRKIVTFEDPIEYILGTPENRLPPTQSQIGRDVSSFSEGLRLALRQAPDVIGVGEIRDGETLMGAIACGQSGHLCLSTLHTHSPAETIPRAVLMFPPDRREAVAHDLLGILQVIVVQQLLRTTDGQRQAIREYLIFDDAVRQALSELNYTQWSAWINRRLKTQKARLADKAWQLYQEDRIADEELLTVMSHSEREGRKKNTL
- the pilV gene encoding shufflon system plasmid conjugative transfer pilus tip adhesin PilV; this translates as MTSLKKGIWQISDASIGLGVGLFCFALIVVPLVYEFNKDQQYSTAASHALRVEKATQKYMMDNALRIGSRATATSPYILGVPELIQAGYLPAGFSETNLFSQRYHTRIVQPAPLKFHHMIFLTGGAPLSLSAARKMAMRIGGSGGYIEGGLAKGVMGGWTESLSAFGGYHPGEGHVVIAGFFSQGSGKNDYLYRHAVPGQSELNTMKTALDMDKNDINAVNTVNANKVKTNTLHATGSAHIEGALRSGDDITTDGWLITQGDKGWYSEKGKGGWHMTDETWIKAYKGKSIYTTGTVRGGYVKLDEISDAEEKCNEDGLLSRDASGAILSCQSGVWKGAGGGNLSRAGVNALSVKSTGDFHFVLVSISSRFFAVDGSHTARANFTLSLNGRVREQITNGLNVRKTGGGGHYWGYDTVGVVQKQYRLKIAQGDHLRVALSSAHYHLSSDIRIDLSN
- the pilM gene encoding type IV pilus biogenesis protein PilM, which encodes MLNLNRVLVVFFIFLSTHLFNTLKGKDAEVTSQVTDSLFTTTFLLYADRLSTFKKNHPAYTGTVNADGLLPPWLGKKPEIRMHIENGIGYVDMPNQAGLYAGLMSATDHSSLMGVTDEHHLITLSGQIPKPPFIPENHLVYMR
- the icmT gene encoding IcmT/TraK family protein, yielding MTLSPWRDASRPLTILGIPALLLPIYFAWFRWPTLLTLAICTALILFFKGLSLFGVTLTVLTQRGLHLMRGNPVLGRPWWIRKFVE
- a CDS encoding prepilin peptidase, with translation MMLLFLLSSLSALVMAVSLPNIIVRVEKNVISQCDDLKPSRETTPPMYPLAAVALFNIAPVFYWFNPEQGYLSGGLFLLSVSSYIDIVRRWVPDSVIFLFSGVSVYGVASGTIGPSPEEAFMATGLFVFPFIVINGFSWLKKKIWVFASGDIYIVLSIGLWLDKTTAVMVAGLSILLALLYGSVFRQPHFPFIPFLLFSFLMNGFI
- a CDS encoding type IV secretion system DotC family protein, which encodes MKKSGLMLWLLILTGSAWAQEPEKKPPPDITAYLNPSHPHKGMSETVHQMLTEAGHTLGFRGGKAQRAWELQGALRHKENILSTLYDFRTLISPQGWLPPVIVSSQDIAHITDDQIRSASRIYHILSPERFVSHPPCWRPYLMAGLSTTTALPDNAVRPKNGEQRTVWRKAIEKGWSEGRESADRILEANFHRLTRDYTGMLQYSTLLQQGMVTPPRVTEQQQTVVGTPDQLILGDKIKRLKQRAQFNIDHLDWQPIITTEKKSNDGK
- a CDS encoding DotD/TraH family lipoprotein (Members of this family include DotD of type IVB secretion systems and TraH of plasmid conjugative plasmid systems, both lipoproteins.) is translated as MKKNIAFLTGLLLSGCQMPKTGKPANPAFEKAARSISMKQVNLHQSGALHQKRSQFAQPILSEDNRVNLDWQGDALTLLAQLARQRGLTFACSGHRLPLPVNVSVQEMRFDALLRQIETQISCRATLKRHPHSLHLFFSLPEKAGHR
- a CDS encoding type II secretion system F family protein; its protein translation is MSSNIPVKNALIKMRDLSQSPWLIEKINAALARLADGEENLGAALDTAGYEFPSEDAIIKMHSVFETSNQEGSLERFGERLLATTLMQVERQGNVIKLVSMFGGAVSTVGIVGIMYSLIEIAFHF
- a CDS encoding lytic transglycosylase domain-containing protein, which gives rise to MKKTGLLFLLLTLSGPAAALCFQAAGLRYQLDPLLLKAMAIQESGLNPRAINHNKNKAGKVLSTDFGLMQINSLHIPTLKTLGVIRSKEDLLSNACLNVQTGAWILARHLNICGHHWSCLGSYNAGFAKNNQHRRIKYARQVYRRYQQLRSQRP
- a CDS encoding type 4 pilus major pilin, yielding MNSLKKGIFNISDASIGWGMAFVGLAMVAAAGMGLYVKVYSTSAVSSINTLLNETKSLRSSTGYGTVNLVPALIRSGAIPKGISIVGDTLFNASGGAITVTGKGIGFAISTSAINEKDCMKLATTLGNGDIASIRINSASAMVGEISPAQASAACTVGKNNTVTFTTHM